From Procambarus clarkii isolate CNS0578487 chromosome 49, FALCON_Pclarkii_2.0, whole genome shotgun sequence, a single genomic window includes:
- the LOC123763254 gene encoding uncharacterized protein, whose amino-acid sequence MALCNSPVNYLMLVNVVNVTQSKVSEVSAARLTMLLKTEDRRCCWPSVIAATLCFGVVVLCQYGRSSSAEPWSFIPGTGRVPGARKVEAPAALSVKCYRYRELRATNTCCRMVDYAKDNGSNILECATRSGPGNVGTQRLSSSSLSEASRAKAAGTPTVATLTEEALHVKAEGAGGQHWVFLGDSHIRNVFEILVKRIAGPRVKYRLNSFEKDEWRDVELIFEKGWNMYHETIDVVHLDVPLRLTFYWDIHHAQLPHLLHQWLGPPQRTPSLLLVGDSGTHWIVESWDEKILSSLMFLDEYQQQLRNFSRQLSRLARHTAVIFKLQDHVPLGEWFRHNNVVTDQFNSLAREWLSGSGVLVWDSTLPLANQYVQQCVKHHRQTPDNTWKCNDVYHVGYIVIEQYADMLMNYICNRFLGVGDKYCLS is encoded by the exons ATGGCATTGTGTAATTCTCCAGTGAATTACCTTATGTTGGTAAATGTTGTCAATGTAACACAATCCAAAGTTTCAGAAGTATCAGCTGCCCGTCTCACGATGCTTCTTAAGACAGAAGACAGGCGGTGCTGCTGGCCGTCAGTAATAGCGGCAACTCTATGCTTTGGTGTCGTAGTCCTTTGTCAGTATGGCCGTTCCTCTTCAGCTGAGCCTTGGAGTTTCATTCCCGGTACTGGAAGAGTACCGGGAGCCCGGAAAGTGGAGGCACCTGCGGCATTATCTGTGAAATGCTACCGGTACAGAGAACTACGGGccaccaacacctgctgcaggaTGGTTGACTACGCCAAGGACAACGGGAGTAACATCTTGGAGTGCGCTACACGAAGCGGTCCTGGGAACGTCGGAACACAAAGGTTATCTTC GAGTAGCCTATCAGAAGCAAGCAGAGCAAAAGCAGCGGGAACTCCGACCGTTGCAACACTAACAGAAGAAGCACTGCATGTGAAGGCCGAGGGAGCTGGAGGTCAGCACTGGGTGTTCCTGGGAGACTCGCACATAAGGAACGTCTTCGAGATCCTAGTCAAGCGAATTGCTGGTCCCAGGGTCAAGTACCGACTGAATTCCTTTGAGAAG gatgagtggaggGACGTCGAGTTAATTTTCGAGAAGGGATGGAACATGTACCATGAAACCATAGACGTGGTGCATTTGGACGTGCCCTTGAGACTCACCTTCTACTGGGACATTCACCACGCCCAACTGCCACACCTCCTTCACCAGTGGCTCGGACCCCCACAACGCACGCCTTCTCTTCTCCTTGTTGGTG ATTCCGGGACACACTGGATCGTGGAGTCGTGGGACGAGAAAATACTATCGTCGTTGATGTTCCTTGATGAGTACCAACAGCAGCTGAGGAACTTCTCGCGCCAGCTCTCACGCCTCGCGCGCCACACTGCAGTTATCTTTAAGCTACAAGATCACGTCCCG cTTGGCGAATGGTTCCGGCACAATAATGTTGTTACGGACCAGTTTAACAGCCTAGCCAGGGAGTGGTTGTCTGGCAGCGGGGTGCTCGTCTGGGACAGCACCCTCCCACTCGCTAACCAGTATGTACAACAATGTGTCAAACATCACAGACAAACTCCAGATAATACCTGGAAATGTAATGATGTTTACCACGTTGGCTACATTGTAATTGAACAGTACGCTGATATGTTAATGAATTACATTTGTAATAGATTTCTCGGTGTCGGTGATAAATACTGTCTCTCATAG